The following proteins are co-located in the Fimbriiglobus ruber genome:
- a CDS encoding alpha-2-macroglobulin family protein, with amino-acid sequence MLPCRTCQDQLLDHLYGLLDPSEAAAVDAHLAECPECAAARDRAGRVQGLIARAAKAEFSEVSFSPPAPTTAIEAVPANPQPDTVSPVPNTIRRVWVRWVVAASVLLGFAGLGGPASRDLVGFLMYKPKVDRGYAAVKRAEDQRAAAVEELAHAREQLAKRAVDAHKTQETVVSEWVKAEEVALAAAASRPFVVDVRGPAAAVPGAPNEYAIKVAERDGQSKAAAVEAKVRDADGKVLFERKYPATDGAAEKMLKLPAAMWDGVKPGAELVLSVTATDEKNGAKSEITEKVRLQEPVYTTFLTTDKPMYRPGETLYFRSLTLDRTRFLPPESDTNLRISLLAPSGQPVPEMELIGLAKPGTQTAGSPVKSILGPDGKPVRGVGTGMFTLPPTLDGGEYTLAVHEIPINEFQPRPGARPLAERKFVVNKYTPDFLQKKLEFDGKTYGPGDMVQAKIEVKDQAKPLAGGHLGYAISITLPNNTTQFVQPDVAPPQTDGAGVAAVKFTLPKVEEIKDAQLTVTVQTAAVVEVLVRKIPLATRKLDVAFFPEGGDLLFGVPCRVYFRATTTTGKPADVTGVLTDGKDPVRGPDGKPVTVVTLTDPDHPGANQGVGAFAFTPEKGKTYGVKFDKPVGLVQPPTGYALPAAKDDGVVLSVPDGVTKGGEKIHVRLWTAGKARKVVVGAYTRGRTVAHQHAAIEPGKMTELALDPSDAKLGGVTRVTVFEEPADEDRGRVDLKPVAERLVFRQPGEALKLAFKAARANGKPNTGAFVPGDAVELRVTATDEAGKPKPAVLWAAVVNQSVITMADEKTARLMPTHFLLCGEIRKPDDLEHADFLLTDHPTAAIALDLLLGTQGWRRFAEQAPEQFRNREPAEGDRLLVAMGAGGPVPGGWRTEVRRVFDEYWPKYESATLDLDRAEETRKSESTTSDLRTQQAQAEAAYNAAVNQYKTAVSDVTFFDEGLQLRRYWLPATLGFTAGVVLIFLAVRAARGTSAPERRTLGYAAGAFLALGLFVAVTVLVTSLSGSEWKQYRHLAPTEDRYARYRGPVAASAPVVVSADPAAPDADEPGKAEGVEVAEEMLDKAKDGEAKGIAKDDRERFAERKFAVPGNQPPPAPLAAPAAGAAAPVALAAKDGPAGPGGFAPHARAVGGGLGGGGFPGAGGAKPGAGFPGGMGVQNGNGFGGAPGQGIAGGIGGIGGIGGIGGGLQGGIGGIGGGLQGFGGAAAPGMPAPGMPAAAGMAPPGMGGLGMGLGGPGMMPAGQPGAPMGGPQGAGGRGGFRGNMPAAKKRAADADFEQPHERRIQMAKRQEQLLRKAPMQDRLMFGLEKEVLRENDAKEKQQNARRGVQQVLGEIAAAMPRTPQLVVREYAHIHKTPTDPNDETRTDFTETLLWKPVIVLPTDGTTKLNFGLSDAVNAYQVLIAGHTLDGRIGAITGSIEVRKPFSLDPKLPQEISSTDKIEVPVVLTNGTDIARTADVSVSLSGLKLDGADKFSAPLTANGGGRRIVRLTPEKMEGPLAVRLSATAGNGLKDSIERTLTVVPDGFPAQGAMSDVLEQTARLGVKLPPTWVPGTLKVTATVFPNTLSELQAGLDGLLREPNGCFEQSSTSNYPNVLIMDYLRESNQAKPDVSKRAKDLMDNGYVKLTGYECPKTGAPARIGYEWFGSQDRPHEALTAYGLLQFTDMARVYPVDPEMLKRTKAFLIDSRDGKGGFKRNSVALDTFGRAPDHVTNAYIVWAVTEAEKASGGDKADLTRELAALQEIAKDGPPAKDPYFLSLVANALLNRGKQAEGVDLLKKVVAVQAKDGSVPGAETSITASGGRDLLIETTALAVLGWLKANRPELFVVPTQNAMKWVGAQRGGGGAFGSTQATILALKSLIEFARANKKPAESGEFRVFVGGKEVAKKAFTTETAGPIAVEIPDAEKTFKPGETEVRVETGAKNTYPVSVAWTCRTQQPSSSDECAVRLGAKLARAEVSEGESVRFDVKVENLKDKAHGMVVAVVGIPAGLKLPEDMKQLKALTDRPVNGSEPTVSYWETRGRELVLYWRGMTPKQTISFGIDLIADVPGEYRGPASRAYLYYNADHKHWVEPATVTIRAKSTEEQTAKK; translated from the coding sequence ATGCTTCCTTGTCGAACCTGCCAGGATCAGTTGCTCGACCACTTATACGGCCTCCTCGACCCGTCCGAGGCGGCCGCGGTCGACGCACACCTCGCCGAGTGCCCGGAATGCGCCGCGGCCCGCGATCGGGCGGGCCGCGTCCAGGGCCTGATCGCCCGCGCGGCCAAGGCCGAATTCTCCGAAGTCTCGTTCTCCCCACCGGCCCCGACGACTGCGATTGAAGCCGTTCCGGCTAACCCCCAGCCGGACACTGTGTCGCCCGTTCCGAATACCATTCGCCGCGTATGGGTGCGGTGGGTGGTCGCCGCCAGCGTTCTGCTCGGGTTCGCCGGGCTGGGCGGTCCGGCCTCGCGCGATCTGGTCGGCTTCTTGATGTACAAGCCGAAGGTCGACCGGGGCTACGCGGCGGTTAAGCGGGCCGAAGACCAGCGCGCCGCGGCGGTCGAGGAATTAGCCCACGCCCGTGAGCAGTTGGCTAAACGGGCGGTCGACGCCCACAAGACTCAAGAAACGGTTGTTTCGGAATGGGTGAAGGCGGAAGAAGTCGCGTTGGCCGCGGCCGCGAGCCGGCCGTTCGTGGTCGACGTCCGCGGCCCGGCCGCCGCGGTCCCGGGTGCCCCGAACGAATACGCGATCAAGGTCGCCGAACGGGACGGCCAATCGAAAGCCGCCGCGGTGGAAGCCAAGGTGCGGGACGCGGACGGCAAAGTCCTGTTCGAGCGCAAGTACCCGGCTACCGACGGCGCGGCCGAGAAAATGTTGAAGTTGCCGGCCGCCATGTGGGACGGCGTCAAGCCGGGGGCCGAACTGGTCCTGTCCGTCACCGCGACCGACGAAAAGAACGGCGCGAAGAGCGAGATCACGGAGAAGGTCCGGCTCCAGGAGCCCGTTTACACGACCTTTTTGACCACCGATAAGCCGATGTACCGGCCGGGGGAAACGCTCTATTTCCGGTCACTGACCCTCGACCGGACGCGGTTCTTGCCGCCGGAGAGCGACACGAACTTGCGGATCTCGCTTCTCGCTCCGTCCGGTCAGCCGGTCCCGGAGATGGAACTGATCGGCCTGGCCAAGCCCGGCACACAAACCGCCGGTTCTCCCGTGAAATCGATCCTCGGCCCGGACGGTAAGCCGGTCCGCGGCGTCGGCACCGGGATGTTCACGCTGCCGCCGACACTCGACGGCGGGGAATACACCCTCGCGGTCCACGAAATCCCAATCAACGAATTCCAGCCCCGACCGGGTGCCCGCCCGCTCGCCGAGCGGAAGTTCGTCGTCAACAAGTACACGCCCGATTTCCTGCAAAAGAAGCTCGAATTCGACGGCAAGACCTACGGCCCGGGCGACATGGTCCAGGCCAAGATCGAGGTCAAGGACCAGGCGAAGCCCCTCGCCGGCGGGCACCTCGGGTACGCCATTTCGATCACCCTGCCGAACAACACGACCCAGTTCGTCCAACCCGACGTGGCTCCGCCGCAAACCGATGGCGCGGGGGTGGCGGCGGTCAAGTTCACACTGCCGAAGGTGGAAGAGATCAAGGACGCGCAACTGACTGTGACCGTACAAACGGCGGCGGTGGTCGAAGTCCTGGTCCGTAAGATTCCGCTCGCCACGCGGAAGCTCGACGTGGCGTTCTTCCCGGAAGGCGGCGACCTCCTGTTCGGCGTCCCGTGCCGCGTTTACTTCCGGGCCACCACGACGACCGGCAAACCGGCGGACGTCACCGGCGTCCTGACCGACGGCAAAGACCCCGTCCGCGGGCCGGACGGTAAGCCGGTGACCGTCGTCACCTTGACCGACCCCGATCACCCCGGGGCCAACCAGGGCGTCGGGGCGTTCGCGTTCACCCCGGAGAAGGGCAAGACTTACGGCGTGAAGTTCGACAAGCCCGTCGGCCTCGTCCAACCGCCGACCGGATACGCTTTGCCCGCGGCGAAAGACGACGGCGTCGTGCTGTCCGTGCCGGACGGCGTGACGAAGGGCGGTGAGAAGATTCACGTCCGCCTGTGGACGGCCGGCAAGGCTCGCAAGGTCGTGGTCGGCGCGTACACCCGCGGCCGCACGGTCGCGCACCAGCACGCCGCGATTGAGCCCGGGAAGATGACCGAACTGGCCCTGGATCCGAGCGACGCGAAACTCGGCGGCGTGACCCGCGTGACAGTGTTCGAGGAGCCGGCGGACGAAGACCGCGGCCGTGTCGACCTCAAGCCCGTCGCCGAGCGGCTCGTCTTCCGGCAACCGGGCGAGGCGCTCAAGCTCGCGTTCAAGGCGGCCCGGGCCAACGGCAAGCCGAATACCGGAGCCTTCGTTCCGGGCGACGCGGTCGAATTGCGCGTGACCGCGACCGACGAGGCCGGCAAGCCCAAGCCGGCCGTGCTGTGGGCCGCCGTGGTGAACCAGAGCGTGATCACGATGGCGGACGAGAAGACCGCGCGGCTCATGCCGACGCACTTCCTGCTCTGCGGCGAAATCCGCAAGCCGGACGACCTCGAACACGCCGACTTCCTCCTCACCGACCACCCGACGGCGGCTATCGCGCTCGACTTGCTCCTGGGCACCCAGGGCTGGCGGCGGTTCGCGGAGCAGGCCCCGGAGCAGTTCCGCAACCGCGAACCGGCCGAGGGTGACCGCTTGCTCGTGGCGATGGGGGCCGGCGGCCCGGTCCCGGGCGGCTGGCGGACCGAAGTGCGCCGGGTGTTCGACGAATACTGGCCGAAGTACGAATCCGCGACACTCGACCTCGACCGCGCCGAGGAAACCCGCAAGTCCGAGTCCACCACCAGCGACCTGAGGACCCAACAGGCACAAGCGGAGGCGGCTTACAATGCCGCGGTGAACCAGTACAAGACTGCCGTTTCCGACGTGACGTTTTTCGATGAAGGTCTGCAACTCCGGCGGTACTGGCTGCCGGCGACCCTGGGCTTCACCGCCGGCGTCGTACTTATCTTCCTGGCTGTCCGGGCCGCCCGCGGCACCTCCGCCCCCGAACGCCGCACCCTCGGATACGCGGCCGGCGCGTTTTTGGCCCTCGGCTTGTTCGTCGCCGTGACCGTTTTGGTGACTTCCCTCTCGGGCAGCGAGTGGAAGCAGTACCGCCACCTGGCGCCGACCGAAGATCGGTACGCCCGTTACCGTGGTCCCGTGGCTGCAAGTGCGCCGGTAGTTGTCTCGGCCGATCCTGCGGCACCGGACGCGGACGAGCCCGGGAAAGCGGAAGGCGTAGAGGTCGCCGAAGAGATGCTTGACAAGGCGAAAGACGGGGAAGCTAAAGGGATCGCGAAAGACGATAGAGAGCGATTCGCGGAGCGAAAGTTCGCGGTCCCCGGCAACCAACCGCCCCCGGCTCCGTTGGCGGCCCCAGCCGCTGGAGCGGCCGCACCTGTTGCTCTCGCAGCGAAGGACGGCCCGGCCGGACCTGGCGGCTTTGCACCTCATGCACGTGCGGTCGGCGGAGGGCTAGGAGGGGGAGGCTTCCCGGGTGCTGGCGGAGCTAAGCCGGGTGCCGGCTTCCCGGGTGGGATGGGTGTGCAGAATGGCAATGGCTTCGGCGGCGCCCCCGGTCAGGGAATCGCTGGAGGCATCGGGGGGATCGGTGGCATTGGCGGGATCGGTGGTGGGCTTCAGGGCGGTATCGGCGGGATCGGTGGTGGCCTTCAGGGATTCGGCGGCGCTGCTGCCCCAGGAATGCCTGCCCCAGGAATGCCTGCCGCTGCCGGTATGGCTCCTCCCGGTATGGGTGGCCTGGGCATGGGGCTCGGTGGCCCCGGGATGATGCCCGCGGGCCAACCTGGGGCGCCGATGGGGGGACCGCAGGGTGCGGGTGGCCGAGGCGGGTTCAGAGGAAACATGCCCGCGGCCAAGAAGCGGGCGGCCGACGCCGATTTCGAGCAGCCGCACGAAAGACGCATTCAGATGGCCAAACGTCAGGAACAACTTTTACGCAAAGCCCCGATGCAAGACCGACTCATGTTCGGGCTCGAAAAAGAAGTGTTGCGCGAGAACGACGCCAAGGAAAAGCAGCAAAACGCCCGGCGAGGGGTCCAACAGGTTCTCGGGGAGATCGCCGCCGCGATGCCGCGGACGCCGCAACTCGTCGTCCGCGAGTACGCCCACATCCACAAGACGCCCACCGACCCGAACGACGAGACGCGGACGGACTTCACAGAAACCTTGCTGTGGAAGCCGGTCATCGTCCTCCCGACGGACGGCACGACCAAGCTGAACTTCGGGCTGAGCGACGCGGTGAACGCCTACCAGGTGCTGATCGCCGGGCACACGCTCGACGGCCGGATCGGGGCGATCACCGGCTCGATCGAAGTCCGAAAGCCGTTTTCCCTGGACCCGAAGCTGCCCCAGGAGATCAGTTCCACGGACAAGATCGAAGTACCCGTCGTGCTGACCAACGGCACCGACATTGCCCGGACGGCTGATGTGTCGGTTTCCCTGTCCGGACTGAAGCTCGACGGGGCGGACAAGTTCTCCGCACCCCTGACCGCGAACGGCGGCGGCCGGAGGATTGTCCGCCTGACTCCCGAAAAGATGGAAGGGCCGCTCGCGGTGCGCCTCTCCGCAACCGCGGGGAACGGCCTCAAGGACTCGATCGAGCGGACCCTTACCGTCGTCCCCGATGGCTTCCCGGCCCAGGGGGCCATGTCGGACGTGTTGGAGCAGACGGCCCGGTTGGGCGTCAAACTCCCGCCGACCTGGGTTCCCGGCACTCTCAAAGTGACGGCGACCGTCTTCCCGAACACGCTGTCCGAACTCCAGGCGGGGCTCGACGGCCTCCTCCGCGAGCCGAACGGCTGTTTTGAGCAGAGTTCGACCTCGAACTACCCGAACGTGCTGATCATGGATTACCTCCGCGAGAGCAACCAGGCCAAGCCGGACGTGAGCAAGCGGGCCAAGGATCTCATGGACAACGGGTACGTCAAACTCACCGGCTACGAGTGCCCGAAGACCGGCGCCCCGGCCCGGATCGGCTACGAGTGGTTCGGCTCCCAGGACCGCCCGCACGAAGCCCTGACCGCTTACGGCTTGCTCCAGTTCACCGACATGGCCCGCGTCTACCCGGTCGACCCGGAGATGCTCAAGCGGACCAAGGCGTTCCTGATCGACAGCCGGGACGGTAAGGGCGGCTTCAAGCGGAACAGCGTCGCCCTCGACACGTTCGGCCGCGCCCCGGACCACGTCACCAACGCCTACATCGTCTGGGCCGTGACCGAGGCCGAGAAGGCGTCCGGCGGCGACAAGGCCGACCTGACCCGCGAACTCGCCGCCCTGCAGGAAATCGCGAAAGACGGCCCGCCGGCGAAAGACCCGTACTTCCTCTCGCTGGTGGCCAACGCGCTGCTCAACCGCGGCAAGCAAGCCGAGGGCGTCGACCTGCTCAAGAAGGTGGTCGCCGTGCAAGCCAAGGACGGGAGCGTACCGGGCGCGGAAACGAGCATCACCGCCTCGGGCGGTCGCGACCTGTTGATCGAGACCACGGCCCTCGCCGTCCTCGGGTGGCTCAAGGCGAACCGCCCGGAACTCTTCGTCGTGCCCACGCAGAACGCGATGAAGTGGGTCGGCGCCCAGCGGGGCGGCGGCGGGGCGTTCGGGTCGACGCAGGCGACGATCCTGGCGCTCAAGTCGCTGATCGAGTTCGCCCGGGCGAACAAGAAGCCGGCGGAGTCGGGCGAGTTCCGCGTCTTCGTCGGCGGCAAGGAAGTCGCGAAGAAGGCGTTCACCACGGAAACGGCCGGCCCGATCGCGGTCGAGATCCCGGACGCCGAGAAGACGTTCAAACCGGGCGAGACCGAAGTCCGCGTCGAGACCGGGGCGAAGAACACGTACCCCGTCTCGGTTGCGTGGACCTGCCGGACGCAGCAGCCCAGCAGTTCGGATGAATGTGCGGTCCGCCTCGGGGCGAAACTGGCCCGGGCGGAGGTGTCCGAGGGCGAATCGGTCCGGTTCGACGTCAAGGTCGAGAACCTGAAGGACAAGGCGCACGGGATGGTCGTCGCGGTCGTCGGCATCCCGGCGGGCCTGAAACTGCCCGAAGACATGAAGCAGCTCAAGGCGCTCACCGACCGCCCCGTGAACGGGTCCGAGCCGACTGTCAGTTACTGGGAGACCCGCGGCCGGGAACTCGTGCTGTACTGGCGCGGCATGACGCCGAAGCAGACAATCTCGTTCGGGATCGACCTGATCGCCGATGTGCCCGGCGAATATCGCGGGCCGGCGAGCCGGGCCTACCTGTACTACAACGCGGACCACAAGCACTGGGTGGAACCGGCAACCGTGACGATCCGTGCGAAGTCGACCGAGGAGCAAACCGCCAAGAAGTAA